The following nucleotide sequence is from Borrelia coriaceae.
CTCCTAATGGTAAGGTTTTAGCTTTAGGTATGGCATTTTGTGAAGAAAAAATCCCTCTTGATTATACTATGTTAATTCATGATTATTTTAATTAGGATATTTATGCTTAAGAATATTGTTTATATTTCTCTTCCAGAGGATTTTACAAATCAAATTCGAGATTTTACATTTGATCCTAAGATACTTTTACCTGTTGAGGTTGGTGATGTTCAGTATTTTTCTCAAGATGAGCTTAATTTTGAGGCTGTTATGTCTGCGATTCTTAAGATTTCGGCGTATGATCAAGGTAATGTTAATTTACCTTATTATAAAAAGCTTCTCTTAGCTTTAAACCCTAATGTTGTAAATATGCTCATTCATGTTGGACTTACTAAGATTGATGAAGGAGATTATAATTTGGCTCTTGAGATTTTTTTAGCATTAAAAGGCATTGATAATGATAATGAGATTTTGCTTTTTAATTTGGCATTATTATATGAAAGGATGGCTGAAAATTTTTTAAGGGTTGATCAAAGTATGAATGCCTTTACTAGTAATCAAAATGCTTTAGAGATTTATGAGAAACTTTTAAAATTTAAAAGTCCAAATGAAAATGTATTTGCAAATGCTGGATTTTTTTTTGTTAAGCAGCGTAAATTAGACAGAGCTCAGGAGTTGTTTGCGCATTATTTAAAAATTTCTAATAATTTAAGATTGAAAAAGAAGGTGAGTGAGATTTTGAATGTTATAGGAGTTCATAAAAGTTTGTCTTTAAAGCTTGAGAGAATATATGAGCTGATAATTTTATCAAAGGAAGATAAAGCGATTTCTGAACTTGTTAAACTTTTAGAATGTCATGAAGATTCTTGGAATGCTTGGTTTTTGCTTGGGTGGGGATATAGAAGAAAGGGTTTTTATTCTGAGGCAAAAGATGCTTTTCTTAAAGTATTATCTCTTGATGCTAAAAATGTAGATGCTATGAATGAGCTTGCAATCTGTTTGATGGAACTTCTTGAGTTTGATGATAGTCTTAAATTTTTACATAATGCTTTAAATATTGAACCCGATAATATCAAAATTATTTCAAATCTTGGGATTCTTTATCTAAAGATGGGATACAAAAAAGAGGCCGAGGAATATTTTAAAATAGTTCTTGAATATGATTCAAGCGATCCTATTGCCCTTAAATATTTGAAATTATTGGGTAGTTAATTTTAATTTATATTATCTTGCTTTGAAAAAATAAATTTATTTAGACTGGCTTTTTCAAGTCTATTGTTAATTGAATATCCAAGCTTATTGTTATCTACAAATTCGGCAAGTATTTGTTTGTATACTGTCTCAGCTTCTACAAAGACTTTGTAAATATTTTGTGCATATTCTTCTAATGTGTTAAATACACATATATTATTCATATTCCAAAGTTTATTAAACCAATATGACTTAAGAGTATCTCTTGTGATAAGCACTTTTGTATCTTTTCTTGCTACATACCACCTTATATTATCTGTTTGCTTAAATAGATAAACGGGTATGCTTGGTCTGTAATGTTCTAATAGGTTTCCAGGTGATTGAGATAGCACGTTTTTGCCTATTGAATATTCGACTCTAAATTTTCCCTTAAGCTCTTTTTCTATCATTTCTTTTGTAATTGCACCTGGTCTTAGTATTGATATATTGCCCTTAGGATCAAATCCTATAACTGTTGATTCTATTCCAATTTTTGTTTCCCCATTTTTTTTGATGATTCCTTTAACTAGACCATCAAGTTCACCTATGGCCATTGCAAAATTAGTGGCGCTGGGACGTCTTGATAGATTTGCTGATGGTGCTGCAATTGGGACTCCGCTCATCTTTATTAATTTTAGGGCTACAGGTTCTGATGGTATTCTTACTGCTATGCTGTCAAGTCCCCCGCTTATGAAATTAGATATTTTACCTGAATTTTTTAGTATAAATGTTAAAGGCCCTGGGGTGAATTTTCGCATTAAGATCATTGCACTTTTTGGTATATATTCTACAATTTCATTTATTTTTTTTATTGAGTCAACATGTACTATTAAGGGATTTGTGATAGGACGTTTCTTGACTAAAAAAATCATTCGTATGGCGTCGTCATTATATGCATCAGCCCCAATGCCATATACTGTTTCTGTAGGAAATACTACTAATTCTCCTGCCTTTATAAATTTTGCTGCTTTTTTTATCTCAGATTGTTCTATAATTTCTGTTTTCATTAATATCATTTCCTATTGATTTTACTTATTTATTTATTAAAGCAAAAAAATTGAAAATAAACAATTTAGTTTAACTTGTTCGATTGGTTTTGTGTTATAAGTCTTAAGCTTTATATTATAATATGCTATATGGTACAATGTATTTTATGATAAATTTATTTAATCTTATGGATATTCGATTTGGATTTTTATTTTTGTTTTTTGCTGTTACTCAATTAAATAGTGCTACTGTGGGGCTTGCTTCATGGTATGGAGAGGCTTTTCATGGTAAACTTACTGCTAATGGTGAAAAATTTGATATGACAGCTCTTACAGCTGCCCACAAAGAACTTCCATTTAATACTGTTGTAAGAGTTACTAATTTACTTAATAATAGGACAGTTGTTGTAAGAATTAATGATAGGGGTCCTTTTAGAAAGGATAGGATAATTGATTTATCGAAATTTGCTGCTGAGAAGCTGGATTTTTTAGGGATAGGTGTAGCGCCTGTAAAAATTGAAGTATTGGAAGGATTAGATGAAAAGAATGTTATAACACAAGAATTCAAGGAATCTGTTAATACGGAGGCTCCTTCTAGGGGTGATCTTGTTGTTGCTACTTCAAAATTAAACAGAGATGCTGATTTAGGTAAAGATCATTCTGAGGTTGCAGAAAAGGTTTTGGATAGTTCGATTAAAGAACCAGATTTTTATATACAAGTTGGTTCTTATAAGACTAAAGATTATGCTCAGAGAGCTTATAGAATACTTCAAAAAGTTGGACTTAATGTTTTAGTAAATGCTCATGGTCCTTTTTTTACGGTGTTTATTCCTACTTATGCTGATGATGTTCATAAAAATGTTGAACTTATTAAATCCACAGGATATAAAGATATTTTGGTACGAAAGACTAAGATTCCAGGAGATAGTATTGCTGTAGATTAGCGTTTTGATTTTTCTTTTTTTTAAAGAATTTACTTGTCATTTATTTGGTATGTTTAAAGTTCGATTGATAAATTTTGTTGTTATACTTTGTCATGAGTTTTCTCAAAAATTTTTTATTTCTATAAGTACATAGTTAATT
It contains:
- a CDS encoding tetratricopeptide repeat protein, encoding MLKNIVYISLPEDFTNQIRDFTFDPKILLPVEVGDVQYFSQDELNFEAVMSAILKISAYDQGNVNLPYYKKLLLALNPNVVNMLIHVGLTKIDEGDYNLALEIFLALKGIDNDNEILLFNLALLYERMAENFLRVDQSMNAFTSNQNALEIYEKLLKFKSPNENVFANAGFFFVKQRKLDRAQELFAHYLKISNNLRLKKKVSEILNVIGVHKSLSLKLERIYELIILSKEDKAISELVKLLECHEDSWNAWFLLGWGYRRKGFYSEAKDAFLKVLSLDAKNVDAMNELAICLMELLEFDDSLKFLHNALNIEPDNIKIISNLGILYLKMGYKKEAEEYFKIVLEYDSSDPIALKYLKLLGS
- a CDS encoding L-threonylcarbamoyladenylate synthase encodes the protein MKTEIIEQSEIKKAAKFIKAGELVVFPTETVYGIGADAYNDDAIRMIFLVKKRPITNPLIVHVDSIKKINEIVEYIPKSAMILMRKFTPGPLTFILKNSGKISNFISGGLDSIAVRIPSEPVALKLIKMSGVPIAAPSANLSRRPSATNFAMAIGELDGLVKGIIKKNGETKIGIESTVIGFDPKGNISILRPGAITKEMIEKELKGKFRVEYSIGKNVLSQSPGNLLEHYRPSIPVYLFKQTDNIRWYVARKDTKVLITRDTLKSYWFNKLWNMNNICVFNTLEEYAQNIYKVFVEAETVYKQILAEFVDNNKLGYSINNRLEKASLNKFIFSKQDNIN
- a CDS encoding septal ring lytic transglycosylase RlpA family protein, which produces MYFMINLFNLMDIRFGFLFLFFAVTQLNSATVGLASWYGEAFHGKLTANGEKFDMTALTAAHKELPFNTVVRVTNLLNNRTVVVRINDRGPFRKDRIIDLSKFAAEKLDFLGIGVAPVKIEVLEGLDEKNVITQEFKESVNTEAPSRGDLVVATSKLNRDADLGKDHSEVAEKVLDSSIKEPDFYIQVGSYKTKDYAQRAYRILQKVGLNVLVNAHGPFFTVFIPTYADDVHKNVELIKSTGYKDILVRKTKIPGDSIAVD